The nucleotide window TCCGGTGACAGGCGACGACGCCAGGGCGGGATCGGCCACCGGGCCTCCGTCTCGGCCCGCCTCAGCCCTCCTCGGCCCCGGTGGGCAGGGGCAGTGAGCGGGTGATCTCCACGGCCCGACGCACCTGGGCGGGGTCGGTGCGCTGCGGCTCACCGGGGCGCAGGCCCTCCTTGGCCAGGCGCATATGCACCTCCCGCACGCCGGTGGACTCCACCAGCGCGCTGATGGCGTCGGGCCGGATGCCCCCCGCGGCGATGACCGTGGGCCCCTCGGCGCCCGCCAGGCCGGCGATGACCTGGGTGCCCTGGGCGGCGGTGGCCGCGCCACCACTGGTGAGCACGTAGTCCAGTCCCAGGCCCCCCAGGTCCCCGTAGATCTCCACCGGGTCGCGGGCCTCGTCGAAGGCCCGGTGGAAGGTGACCGGGGCCCCCTCGGCCATCCCCATGAGGAGGCGCACGAGGCCGCGGTCCACTGCGCCGTCGGGCGTCAGCGCCCCGATGACGAAGCCCAGCTCGACCGCCGGCGGGAGGAAGGCCCCGCCGCCGGTGATCTGGGGGCGCGTGAACTCGCTCATCTCACGGGCCAGGGCGGCGATGCGGCGCACGTCGGCGATCATGGCCCGCCCCTCATCGGCGTCGTAGACGAAGCAGCCCCCGCGCGGCCGGATGAGCACGCGCAGCCCGAAGGGCGCGGCGGCGCTGGAGCGCGTCCAGTGCGGCCCGGCCAGGGCGCGGCGCTCCTCGACCTGCTCGGCGGCCGCGAAGATCGCGGCCTCGATAGTGCCGATCGACGACGTCGTGCCGCTGGCGGTGAGGTTGTCGCCCAGCTCGACGCGGTCGGCGCCCTCCCGCGCGGCGATCCGCACCCCTTCGACATCCTCCACGCAGATCTCCAGGACCACATGGTCCGGGTGGCGCCAGGCCGGGCCTGAGGAGTCGGAGTGCGCCTGGTACTTCAAGGAGGGGGCGGAGTGGGTGAGCTTCATGGCGTTCATGGCACGAGTGTGGCATGCGCAACGTGGTGCGGGCCACTTCCTGTGGGCTCGGAAGGGGCTGCCCGGCTCCCGGGGCTCACACGTCGGCGACGTCCTCGTAGGAGCGGGGGTCCTCGATCGGCTCCAGGTGGGCCGAGATGCGCAGGCTCGCATCGGCGGCCACCAGCTCGTCGATGACCTCCTCGGTGAAGTCGTGCCCCTGCTTGACGCTCCAGGCGGCGGGCACCAGGACGTGCAGGTCCATGAACCGGCGCGCCCCGGCCTCCCGCAGTCTTACGGCGTGGAAGTCGATGACGCCGGGGCGCCGACGGCGCTCCAGCACCTCCTCCACGGTCCTGAGCGCCTCGGCGGAGGGGGCGGCGTCCATGAGGCCGGCCACCGACTCGCGGATGAGCTTGAAGCCGGTCCACATGATGTTCAGGCCCGCGCCCAGCGCCACGATGGCGTCCAGGATCGGGGAGTCGAAGACCGCGACCAGCCCCACGCCCACCAGCACGGCCGCGGAGGTGACGATGTCGGTGGCCAGGTGCTTGGCATCGGCGATGAGGGTCAGCGACCGCTCCTGGCGGCCCTTGCGGTA belongs to Actinomyces capricornis and includes:
- a CDS encoding cation diffusion facilitator family transporter; translation: MSTPRYTPPKDLSAYAWLSIAAALGTIALKGLAAWLTGSVGLLSDAAESLVNLVAAVVALIVLKISIRPADADHQFGHSKAEYFSAVIEGVMIFVAAAFIIISSIERLLNPVMPEQLGVGLVISVIASLLNGAVAWVLYRKGRQERSLTLIADAKHLATDIVTSAAVLVGVGLVAVFDSPILDAIVALGAGLNIMWTGFKLIRESVAGLMDAAPSAEALRTVEEVLERRRRPGVIDFHAVRLREAGARRFMDLHVLVPAAWSVKQGHDFTEEVIDELVAADASLRISAHLEPIEDPRSYEDVADV
- a CDS encoding copper homeostasis protein CutC, whose translation is MKLTHSAPSLKYQAHSDSSGPAWRHPDHVVLEICVEDVEGVRIAAREGADRVELGDNLTASGTTSSIGTIEAAIFAAAEQVEERRALAGPHWTRSSAAAPFGLRVLIRPRGGCFVYDADEGRAMIADVRRIAALAREMSEFTRPQITGGGAFLPPAVELGFVIGALTPDGAVDRGLVRLLMGMAEGAPVTFHRAFDEARDPVEIYGDLGGLGLDYVLTSGGAATAAQGTQVIAGLAGAEGPTVIAAGGIRPDAISALVESTGVREVHMRLAKEGLRPGEPQRTDPAQVRRAVEITRSLPLPTGAEEG